The Sulfuricaulis sp. region ACGGCAAAGCCTGAGTTTATCGGCGGAGGGATGTGATGTAATCGATTCGATCTTTCCGATAACAACTTTATCCAGCTTCGGTGCCACGGGTTCCATCGCGCCCACTTCCAGGCCGGCCATGGTCAACCTATGTGCCAATGCTTTCGTATCGAGTTTCGGCGACACCCATTCGCGCAGCCATTTTTCGCTCAGTTTCATGTAATGAAAAATTATCTGAACTGTTGCAGGAAACGCAAATCGTTTTCGTAGAACAACCGCAAATCACTCACGCCATAGCGCAGCATGGCCAGGCGTTCCACGCCCAAACCAAAAGCAAACCCGGTCCAGCGCTCACTGTCGATGCCAACGTGCCGGAAAACCTCCGGGTGTACCATGCCGCAACCCAGCACCTCGAGCCAGCCGGTATTTTTGCAAACGCGACAGCCTTTGGCGCCGCAGATGACACAGCTGATGTCCACTTCCGCCGAGGGTTCGGTGAAGGGAAAGTAAGACGGGCGAAAACGCAGTTTCAGCGATTTTTCGAAGAACTGCATCAGAAAGTCCTCCAATATCCCTTTGAGATCGGCAAAACTTACGTGCTTGTCCACCATCAAGCCCTCAATCTGATGAAACATGGGCGTATGGGTAACATCCGAATCGCAACGGTAGACGCGCCCGGGTGCGATGATGCGTAGCGGCGGCTTATGCTGTTTCATGTAACGAATTTGCACCGGAGAAGTATGTGTGCGCAAGAGCCGGTGCGCGTCGAAATAGAACGTATCATGCATCGCCCGTGACGGATGATTCGCGGGAATGTTGAGGGCCTCGAAATTATGGTAGTCGTCTTCAATTTCAGGACCTTCGGCAACGGCAAATCCCATGCGTGTGAACAGGATTTCAAGGCGTTCCAGCGTGCGCGTGATCGGGTGTGGCCCACCTTGACGCACGCCGCGCCCGGGCATGGTTACGTCGACTATCTCACGCAACAGTTGATTGTCACGCGCTGAGGTTTCCAGTTGCTGCTTACGCGCGCCAAGTTTCTCCTGAAGCGCTTCCTTGGCCTGATTGACGATGGCGCCGGCACGCGGACGATCTTCTGCTGACAGCTTGCCGAGGTTCTTCAGTTGTTCGGTCAGCGCGCCTTTCTTGCCCAGATACCTGACGCGAATGTCTTCGACAGCCGCCGCATCAATCGCCGTGGCCACGGCCATCTCCGCGTCTCGCATCAGCGTCTTCAGCTGCTCTTCGATTGCGCTTATTGTTTCAGTCACGTTTTATCAATCTGCAAAAAATAAAGGGAAAGGCCAGTTGACCTTTCCCTTTCCATCCTTTGGTCCGCAAACGGCACATCCCTGTGCCGCTTCTCTGCGTTACCGCATCATGAGGCAGCGCGTGCCGCCATCAGGACATCAGCTTGCCAGGGCCGTTTTGGCCTTGTCAGCCAGAACGGAAAAGGATTTCTTGTCGTGCACCGCAATATCGGCCAGGATTTTGCGGTCGATGTCGATGGTAGCCTTTTTGAGCCCGTTCATAAATCGGCTGTACGAAAGACCGCACTCGCGCGCGGCGGCATTGATGCGGGCAATCCACAGGGCGCGGAACTCGCGCTTGCGGACGCGTCGGTCACGATAGGCGTATTGGCCGGACTTGGCGACCGCCTGTTTGGCAACGCGATAGACCTTGCGGCGTGCGTTGTAATAACCCTTGGCCTGCGCCAGCACCTTTTTGTGGCGCGCGCCGGCCGTGACTCCACGTTTGACTCTTGGCATGTTCTATTCTCCTCAGCTGTAAGGCAGCAAGCGGCGCAGGCCGGCGACATCGGTGCTGTACGCCGTCGTCGTCCCGCGTAATTGACGTTTACGCTTGGAGCTTTTCTTGGTGAGGATATGGCGCAGATGCGAGCGTGCACGCTTGAATCCGCCACTCGCGGTTTTTTTAAATCGCTTGGCCGCGCCGCGATTGGTTTTCAGCTTGGGCATGTTTGATACTCCTTCAAAGTAAGCGCCTGCGGGCACATGCGTGGCCCGTTCGGTCGCAGTTGTAAAAAAAGTTCAGCGGCTAGGTCGCCGTCTTGATTTTGGGTTCCGCCTTCGGCTCAGGTTTTGGCGCCGCCTTCGGCGCAGACTTTTCGCTCTTGACGACTTTGATGGCCCCCGGTTTGGGATTCAGCACCATCACCATCTGCTTGCCTTCCAACCGTGGAAACTGCTCCACGATACCGTAATCCTTTAAATCGCTTTCCAGGCGCTTGAGCATTTCCAGGCCAAGCTCCGTGTGTGCCAGCTCGCGTCCACGGAAACGCAAAGTAATTTTGGTCTTGTCGCCCTCTTCCAGAAAACGGATCAGGTTGCGAAGTTTCGTCTGGTAATCGCCGACATCCGTACCAGGGCGAAACTTGACCTCCTTGATCTGAATTTGTTTCTGCTTGCGCTTGGCCGCGTGTTTGCGTTTGCTCTCTTCGTACTGGTATTTGCCGAAATCCATGATGCGGCATACCGGCGGCTCCGCATTGGGTGAAATTTCCACGAGATCGAGGCCAGCTTCTTCCGCCTTACGTAATGCATCACTGATGGGTACTATGCCAATTTGCTGGCTGTCGTTACTGATCAACCTGACTTTCGGGGCATTGATGCGCCCGTTGACACGAACCTCTTTATCCGTCGCGATGTTTCTGTTCCTCCAAAATAGTAATGCCGCGGCTCGCGGTCTCATTGGTGAGTTTGGCGTGGAACGCCTCCGGCGTCATCCCGCCCAGATCCTCACCTTTGCGCGTGCGCACGGCTAAGGTACCTTCCTGCGCCTCGTTCTTACCTACCACCAGCAGATAGGGAATGCGCTGTAAGGTATGTTCGCGAATCTTAAAGCCTATTTTTTCGTTTCTCAAGTCAGACTCGACCCGCCAGCCGTGTTTTGTCAGGGTTTTTTCGAGCTTTCGGGCGTAATCCTGCTGCTCGTCGGTAATGGTCAGGACAACGGCCTGTACCGGAGCCAACCACGCGGGCAGGGCCCCGGCATGCTCCTCGATCAGAATGCCTATAAAACGCTCCAGCGAGCCGAGAATGGCCCGGTGCAGCATGACCGGGACCTGTTTACTGCCGTCCTCGGCGATATAGGTGGCGCCCAGCCGTCCCGGCATGGAGAAATCCACCTGGATGGTGCCGCACTGCCATACCCGACCCAGGCTGTCCTTGAGCGAAAATTCGATTTTGGGGCCATAGAACGCCCCCTCCCCCGGCTGTAGGTCCCATTTGAGCTTCTTGGCATTCAGCGCCTGCTCCAGGGCGTGTTCGGCCTTGTCCCAGCTCTCGTCAGAACCAATGCGATTGGCCGGCCGGGTGGAGAGCTTGTAAACGATATCCTGAAAGCCGAAATCGGCATAGACACGGTGGAGCAAATCAATAAACGCCGAGACCTCAGCCTGAATCTGATTTTCGGTGCAGAAGATATGGGCGTCGTCCTGCACAAAGCTGCGCAGACGCAACAGGCCATGCAGGGCACCGGATTGTTCATTGCGATGGCAGGA contains the following coding sequences:
- the rplT gene encoding 50S ribosomal protein L20, which codes for MPRVKRGVTAGARHKKVLAQAKGYYNARRKVYRVAKQAVAKSGQYAYRDRRVRKREFRALWIARINAAARECGLSYSRFMNGLKKATIDIDRKILADIAVHDKKSFSVLADKAKTALAS
- the pheS gene encoding phenylalanine--tRNA ligase subunit alpha, whose amino-acid sequence is MRDAEMAVATAIDAAAVEDIRVRYLGKKGALTEQLKNLGKLSAEDRPRAGAIVNQAKEALQEKLGARKQQLETSARDNQLLREIVDVTMPGRGVRQGGPHPITRTLERLEILFTRMGFAVAEGPEIEDDYHNFEALNIPANHPSRAMHDTFYFDAHRLLRTHTSPVQIRYMKQHKPPLRIIAPGRVYRCDSDVTHTPMFHQIEGLMVDKHVSFADLKGILEDFLMQFFEKSLKLRFRPSYFPFTEPSAEVDISCVICGAKGCRVCKNTGWLEVLGCGMVHPEVFRHVGIDSERWTGFAFGLGVERLAMLRYGVSDLRLFYENDLRFLQQFR
- the rpmI gene encoding 50S ribosomal protein L35, with amino-acid sequence MPKLKTNRGAAKRFKKTASGGFKRARSHLRHILTKKSSKRKRQLRGTTTAYSTDVAGLRRLLPYS